In the Solibacillus sp. FSL K6-1523 genome, one interval contains:
- a CDS encoding conserved virulence factor C family protein — protein sequence MKIILIEPTPSPNSMKIVIDQELPFGKSFNYSKENIEQASKEIQAIFAVEGVKGIYHVANFMAVERNAKFAWETILAGIRKALGEDAQAEQQQQVNEHFGEVNVHVQMYKGIPLQVKAFDGEGEIRISAGKRFLEAFEQLQLHGTDENYIFERKWIDFGVRYGDKTQVAEEVLKEVEALYPQERLEKIIEVANEPVRTVAVSRKEVSLAQYMQISDWQQRFQLLDQIPDPEVKDIPLLEEALKDEQMSVRRLATIYLGMIEDVAVVPALTKAIQDKSAAVRRTAGDCMSDLGLLEFEQAMIEALADKNKLVRWRAAMYLFETGTDAAIEALKIASEDKEFEVKLQAKMALARIEQGKEAQGSVWKQMTELRNQ from the coding sequence ATGAAAATTATTCTAATCGAGCCAACACCAAGTCCTAATTCAATGAAAATTGTCATTGATCAAGAGCTACCGTTTGGTAAAAGTTTTAATTATTCAAAAGAAAATATTGAACAAGCTTCAAAGGAAATTCAAGCGATATTTGCAGTGGAAGGCGTAAAGGGTATTTATCACGTCGCAAATTTCATGGCTGTTGAGAGAAATGCGAAATTTGCGTGGGAAACGATTTTAGCAGGCATTCGCAAGGCGTTAGGTGAAGACGCACAAGCTGAACAGCAACAGCAAGTAAATGAACATTTCGGTGAAGTGAATGTGCATGTACAAATGTATAAAGGGATTCCTTTACAAGTAAAAGCTTTTGATGGTGAGGGAGAAATCCGTATTAGTGCAGGAAAACGCTTTTTAGAGGCATTTGAACAACTTCAATTGCACGGAACAGACGAAAACTATATTTTTGAACGCAAATGGATTGATTTTGGTGTTCGTTATGGAGATAAAACGCAAGTAGCAGAAGAGGTATTAAAAGAAGTTGAAGCACTTTATCCGCAGGAACGTTTAGAGAAAATTATCGAAGTAGCCAATGAACCAGTTCGTACGGTTGCAGTAAGTCGCAAGGAAGTTTCGTTAGCACAATATATGCAAATTAGCGATTGGCAACAACGCTTCCAGTTATTAGATCAAATTCCTGATCCAGAAGTGAAAGATATTCCACTTTTAGAAGAAGCGCTAAAGGATGAGCAAATGTCTGTACGCCGCCTCGCAACGATTTATTTAGGGATGATTGAAGATGTGGCTGTTGTACCAGCGTTAACGAAGGCGATACAAGATAAAAGCGCGGCTGTTCGACGTACGGCTGGAGATTGCATGAGTGACTTAGGTTTACTAGAGTTTGAACAGGCGATGATTGAAGCTTTAGCAGACAAAAATAAATTAGTTCGTTGGCGTGCAGCGATGTACCTATTTGAAACAGGAACAGACGCAGCTATCGAAGCATTAAAAATTGCAAGTGAAGATAAAGAATTTGAAGTGAAACTACAAGCGAAAATGGCATTAGCAAGAATTGAACAAGGTAAAGAAGCACAAGGTTCGGTTTGGAAGCAAATGACGGAATTAAGAAATCAATAA
- a CDS encoding DMT family transporter, which produces MNIQAIVKLSIAMAIFGSIGFFTTQTGLPAVELVFIRCICATLFLGSLWILTGGHKTEVWQKSEVLKTILCGVFIVLNWVFLFKAFEVMSISVAISIYNLAPIFVLMLGSLLLAEKMSVRSIMATVICFFGSLLIIGLDSFTSPAQFLNSGFVWALLSAIFYALTMFTSKTIQGLSSYALTFIQTIVGIVMLFPLCDFTAFESLTQRNWLFILGTGFIHTGFVYYLFFDSIRNLSTVLVSVLVFVDPVVAILLDAILLSFRPTLLQTFGIILIFGSILYTVFVPEQKVKLVEPST; this is translated from the coding sequence ATGAATATACAGGCAATTGTTAAACTGAGTATTGCAATGGCGATATTTGGTTCGATCGGATTTTTTACAACGCAAACCGGATTACCCGCTGTTGAGCTCGTATTTATTCGCTGTATTTGTGCAACGCTCTTTTTAGGTAGTCTTTGGATTTTGACTGGTGGACATAAAACAGAAGTGTGGCAAAAGTCGGAAGTATTAAAAACAATCCTTTGTGGTGTTTTTATCGTATTAAACTGGGTATTTTTATTCAAAGCTTTTGAAGTAATGTCGATTTCGGTAGCCATTTCGATTTATAATTTAGCGCCTATTTTTGTTTTAATGCTCGGATCGCTATTATTAGCTGAAAAAATGAGTGTGCGTTCCATAATGGCAACGGTTATTTGTTTCTTCGGTAGTTTATTAATTATCGGTTTAGATAGCTTTACTTCACCGGCGCAATTTCTAAACTCAGGCTTTGTATGGGCGCTACTTTCCGCCATTTTTTACGCACTAACAATGTTTACAAGTAAAACGATTCAAGGGCTATCATCGTATGCGCTAACTTTTATCCAGACAATAGTTGGCATCGTGATGCTGTTCCCGCTCTGTGATTTTACAGCTTTCGAAAGTTTAACGCAGCGCAACTGGCTTTTCATTTTGGGCACAGGCTTTATCCATACCGGCTTTGTTTACTATTTATTTTTTGATAGCATCCGAAACTTATCCACAGTACTCGTTTCGGTACTCGTCTTTGTCGATCCGGTCGTTGCCATTTTATTAGATGCCATTTTATTATCATTCCGCCCTACTTTACTACAAACTTTTGGCATCATTTTAATTTTTGGTAGCATCCTTTATACCGTGTTCGTACCCGAACAGAAGGTGAAGCTAGTCGAACCTTCAACGTAA
- a CDS encoding glutamate-5-semialdehyde dehydrogenase, translating into MTNLIIENEVIAKGKRAKLASFETNMKTTAEKNEALLSIAEQLLQDTENIIVENQKDIQNGQATGLSESVLDRILLDEKRILAMSDAIRQLVELQDPVGEVLEEITKENGLKIIKKRVPLGVIGMIYEARPNVTIDAATLSLKTGNAVILRGSSSAKHSNIALVASIHQALKKVNYPEDAVLLIEDTSRETAKTLFTLNEYLDVLIPRGGKNLIDLVVREASVPVLETGAGNCHVFIDHSANLEMARNVVKNSKTQRPSVCNTTESVLIHEDFFAQHGKEFLHYLSNLGIQIYGDTHVCNVLKEALPASDEQYAEEFLALTVSVKVVENVVEAVKHINRFGTKHSEAILTEDLHNANVFLNSVDAAAVYHNASTRFTDGFEFGYGAEIGISTQKLHARGPMGLPALTSTKYFITGNGQIRN; encoded by the coding sequence ATGACGAATTTGATAATTGAAAATGAAGTAATTGCAAAAGGAAAGCGCGCAAAATTGGCAAGCTTTGAAACGAATATGAAAACGACTGCTGAAAAAAATGAAGCATTACTAAGCATTGCGGAACAGCTACTTCAAGATACCGAAAATATTATAGTAGAAAATCAAAAAGATATTCAAAACGGGCAAGCAACTGGCTTAAGCGAATCGGTTTTAGACCGCATTTTACTCGATGAAAAACGCATCCTTGCGATGAGTGACGCCATTCGCCAGTTAGTGGAACTTCAAGATCCTGTTGGTGAAGTATTAGAAGAAATCACAAAGGAAAATGGTTTAAAAATTATCAAAAAACGGGTGCCTCTTGGTGTCATTGGCATGATTTATGAGGCCCGTCCAAATGTAACAATTGATGCTGCTACCCTTTCGTTAAAAACAGGGAATGCCGTAATATTACGCGGAAGCTCTTCTGCTAAGCACTCTAATATTGCGTTAGTCGCGTCGATTCATCAGGCACTTAAAAAAGTAAATTATCCTGAAGATGCCGTTCTATTAATCGAGGATACGAGCCGCGAAACAGCGAAAACATTATTTACATTAAATGAATACTTAGACGTACTCATCCCTCGCGGTGGAAAAAACTTAATCGATTTAGTCGTTCGAGAAGCAAGTGTTCCTGTTCTTGAAACAGGCGCTGGGAACTGTCATGTTTTCATAGACCATTCTGCCAACCTTGAAATGGCTCGTAATGTCGTTAAAAATTCAAAAACACAACGTCCATCTGTTTGTAATACTACGGAAAGTGTTTTGATTCATGAAGACTTTTTTGCACAACACGGAAAAGAGTTCCTCCACTATTTATCGAACCTTGGCATTCAAATTTATGGTGATACACATGTATGTAATGTTTTGAAAGAAGCACTACCTGCATCAGATGAGCAATATGCGGAGGAATTTTTAGCGCTGACAGTAAGTGTGAAAGTTGTTGAAAACGTTGTTGAGGCGGTAAAACATATTAATCGATTTGGTACAAAGCATTCAGAAGCCATTCTGACTGAGGATCTACACAATGCAAACGTATTTTTAAACTCAGTGGATGCTGCTGCGGTTTACCATAATGCATCGACGCGCTTTACAGATGGCTTTGAGTTTGGCTACGGTGCTGAAATTGGCATTTCTACGCAAAAATTACATGCGCGCGGTCCAATGGGCTTACCTGCACTTACATCAACAAAATATTTTATTACGGGCAACGGACAAATTAGAAATTAA
- the proB gene encoding glutamate 5-kinase — protein MEKKRIVVKIGSSSLTNTKGEIDQLKITDHIAALATLKNAGHEVILVSSGAVAAGFHKLGYSSRPVTIKGKQAAAAVGQSVLIQAYSDGFAQFQVTPAQILLTRSDFSDKKRYKNATATLSELMERSILPIINENDTVSVEELTFGDNDMLSALVSGLVHADQLIILTDVNGLYTANPLTNADAVRINQIEEVTDEMLGFADGTGSKVGTGGMESKLFAAKHAMNAGVDVFIGTGEGSNKLLEISEGNGDGTYFTRNEKSIPRHKQWVAFTQVMGKLFIDEGAVQALQHGGKSLLPAGIYAFEGQFEKGDVVEVYDRHTCIGRGEILYSANELEQAMGKRTSELANLPIEVIHRNQWVEI, from the coding sequence TTGGAAAAGAAACGAATTGTCGTAAAAATTGGGAGTAGCTCTTTAACAAATACTAAAGGCGAAATTGACCAACTAAAAATTACCGACCATATCGCGGCGCTCGCTACACTAAAAAATGCGGGGCATGAAGTGATATTAGTGTCATCTGGAGCTGTCGCTGCGGGGTTTCATAAATTAGGTTATTCATCACGACCAGTCACAATTAAAGGCAAACAAGCCGCTGCTGCTGTTGGGCAAAGTGTATTAATTCAAGCTTACAGCGACGGGTTTGCACAGTTTCAAGTAACGCCCGCGCAAATTTTATTAACCCGCTCAGACTTTAGTGATAAAAAGCGTTACAAAAATGCGACTGCAACACTTTCTGAACTAATGGAGCGCTCCATTTTACCAATCATAAATGAAAATGATACGGTTTCTGTTGAAGAACTGACGTTTGGCGATAATGACATGCTTTCTGCCCTTGTAAGCGGACTTGTTCATGCCGATCAGCTCATCATATTAACGGATGTCAACGGGCTGTACACGGCAAATCCATTAACAAATGCAGATGCCGTTCGGATAAATCAAATTGAAGAAGTGACCGATGAAATGCTCGGCTTTGCGGACGGCACAGGCTCGAAAGTTGGCACAGGTGGGATGGAGTCTAAATTATTTGCTGCCAAACATGCGATGAATGCTGGTGTTGATGTGTTTATCGGAACGGGCGAAGGTTCAAATAAATTACTTGAGATTTCTGAAGGCAATGGGGATGGGACGTATTTCACTCGCAATGAAAAATCAATTCCTCGTCATAAACAATGGGTCGCCTTTACACAAGTAATGGGCAAATTATTTATCGATGAAGGTGCCGTACAAGCGCTTCAACATGGTGGCAAGAGCTTACTACCTGCTGGAATTTATGCCTTTGAAGGACAATTTGAAAAAGGCGATGTTGTCGAAGTGTATGACCGCCATACATGTATCGGTCGAGGTGAAATATTATATTCTGCAAATGAATTGGAACAAGCGATGGGCAAACGAACGAGTGAGCTAGCGAACTTGCCAATCGAGGTCATTCACCGAAATCAATGGGTGGAAATTTAA
- a CDS encoding sigma-70 family RNA polymerase sigma factor, whose protein sequence is MQNFETVFEEHEKLINQAVFHLKIYRNFEEFYQLGRIALWEATIKYDPKKSAFEPFAFMMIKFKMVKEISQSNQISEFESVLEETQFQFALDEQSTAVDEFKEIEWLMLLPEQERVLLKLAFFEDRTNRDIAKMLGSTEEAVKKRRQRLVKKVREMLMGEMK, encoded by the coding sequence ATGCAGAACTTTGAAACAGTATTTGAAGAACATGAAAAGCTAATTAATCAAGCGGTGTTTCATTTAAAAATTTATCGCAATTTCGAGGAGTTTTATCAGTTGGGACGAATTGCACTTTGGGAAGCCACAATTAAATATGATCCAAAGAAATCGGCATTTGAACCGTTCGCATTTATGATGATTAAATTTAAAATGGTGAAAGAAATATCTCAATCGAATCAAATTTCTGAGTTTGAAAGTGTATTAGAGGAAACGCAATTTCAATTCGCTTTAGATGAACAGAGCACAGCAGTTGATGAATTCAAAGAAATCGAATGGTTGATGCTTCTCCCTGAACAGGAAAGAGTGTTGTTGAAGCTCGCTTTTTTTGAAGACAGAACAAATCGCGACATTGCGAAAATGCTGGGGAGTACAGAAGAAGCGGTTAAAAAGCGGAGGCAGCGCTTAGTGAAAAAGGTGAGGGAAATGTTAATGGGTGAAATGAAATAG
- a CDS encoding DinB family protein → MLSLFQYNWQVRENWLNWCQSICAKEFHKERIGRMKSIRNTLIHIVDCELLWLNSMIDKNILFETRNSIKELKDILAYSAFVKSHTESFIEQVALRKLNQNY, encoded by the coding sequence ATGTTATCTTTATTTCAATACAACTGGCAAGTAAGGGAAAATTGGCTAAATTGGTGCCAGTCTATATGTGCAAAAGAATTCCACAAAGAACGTATTGGTAGGATGAAAAGTATACGCAATACACTTATACATATAGTAGATTGTGAATTACTTTGGCTAAATTCAATGATAGATAAAAACATCCTTTTCGAAACGCGAAATTCTATTAAAGAATTAAAAGATATATTGGCATACTCTGCCTTTGTAAAATCCCATACTGAATCCTTTATTGAACAAGTAGCTTTGAGAAAATTAAATCAAAATTATTGA
- a CDS encoding HAD family hydrolase — protein MKDRIIFFDVDGTISQNTRQAIEKLLGNGFHVVAATGRPFYILENVNLGIAMGNANEKLKSIANFITEYSGEDGIVWALKRFKLI, from the coding sequence ATGAAAGATAGAATCATATTTTTTGATGTAGATGGGACCATTTCACAAAATACAAGACAGGCGATTGAGAAGTTGTTAGGCAATGGCTTTCATGTGGTTGCAGCAACTGGTAGACCATTTTATATCTTAGAAAATGTAAACTTAGGTATTGCGATGGGAAACGCAAATGAAAAATTAAAGTCAATTGCTAATTTTATTACGGAATATTCTGGTGAAGATGGTATTGTATGGGCACTAAAGCGCTTTAAATTAATTTGA
- a CDS encoding alpha/beta family hydrolase has protein sequence MKVSKLESKSRNVEYTYINRDSTTICIMLSGTAYTYEKLLLYYSTMQMIEADYDVVQIHYSYDSSHFKLNPLDFISIIIEDVDSAIVEVLSIKKYEQVIFIGKSLGTLPIAFKYCKGAYYQNVKLILLTPLLQIEGFHESIMDSQKDILCIIGTEDNYYIKECIDALRYKENVKLIEIDGANHSLEIVPTNTRNSLMVMEHVMEEMTKFLSN, from the coding sequence ATGAAAGTTTCAAAATTAGAATCAAAATCCAGGAATGTTGAATACACCTATATTAATAGGGATTCAACGACGATTTGCATCATGCTATCAGGTACAGCCTATACATATGAAAAACTATTGTTATATTACTCAACTATGCAAATGATTGAGGCGGATTATGATGTTGTTCAAATTCACTATTCCTATGATTCGAGCCACTTTAAACTAAATCCGTTAGACTTTATTAGCATTATTATTGAGGATGTTGATTCTGCCATTGTGGAAGTTCTTTCTATTAAAAAATATGAGCAAGTAATCTTTATTGGTAAATCTTTAGGCACCTTACCCATTGCTTTTAAATATTGCAAGGGTGCTTATTATCAAAATGTAAAATTAATTCTTTTAACACCATTACTACAAATAGAAGGGTTTCATGAAAGTATAATGGATAGTCAAAAGGATATTTTATGCATTATAGGTACTGAAGATAATTATTATATTAAAGAGTGTATCGATGCACTACGCTATAAAGAGAATGTGAAATTAATCGAAATCGATGGAGCCAATCATTCCTTAGAAATTGTACCTACTAACACGAGAAATTCGCTAATGGTTATGGAACATGTTATGGAGGAAATGACTAAGTTTTTATCAAACTAA